Proteins encoded together in one Micromonospora auratinigra window:
- a CDS encoding LysR family transcriptional regulator — protein sequence MDLLRHLRHFVVVARELHFGRAAEALGMAQPPLSQSIQRLERELDVVLFDRSQRRVRLTTAGELLLGEADELLAGERRLRNLIDQVRRGALGVLRAGVPPETPAVTLRALLDGLAARAPGLDVDLHELTSGEQVRMLAEGQLDVGLLHQPVTGSGLRLGPTVDVPVGVLLPRDAPPARARQVALADLAGLDLVTAPRATAPGWHDHVLAVCREHGFHPDRIRAARNPEFLFGLVLAGGSVAIEPEATARREPRIAWRPIVGAPLFRRTSAAWPARAAHPAAPMFGQLAAEVLGPAAEPGPPVPLAPAARPWPVLFEAGQDEKLPR from the coding sequence GTGGACCTGCTGCGACACCTGCGGCACTTCGTGGTGGTCGCCCGCGAGCTGCACTTCGGTCGGGCCGCCGAGGCGCTGGGGATGGCCCAGCCGCCGTTGAGCCAGTCGATCCAGCGCCTGGAGCGGGAGCTGGACGTCGTCCTGTTCGACCGGTCGCAGCGGCGGGTGCGACTCACCACCGCCGGTGAGCTGCTGCTCGGTGAGGCCGACGAGCTGCTGGCCGGCGAACGGCGGCTGCGCAACCTGATCGACCAGGTACGCCGCGGCGCGCTGGGGGTGCTGCGGGCCGGCGTACCCCCGGAGACCCCGGCGGTGACGCTGCGCGCGTTGCTCGACGGGCTGGCCGCCCGCGCGCCCGGCCTCGACGTGGACCTGCACGAGCTGACCAGCGGCGAGCAGGTGCGGATGCTCGCCGAGGGGCAGCTCGACGTGGGCCTGCTGCACCAGCCGGTGACCGGGTCGGGGCTGCGCCTGGGCCCCACCGTGGACGTGCCGGTGGGGGTGCTGCTGCCGCGCGACGCGCCGCCGGCCCGGGCCCGCCAGGTGGCGCTGGCCGACCTGGCCGGACTGGACCTGGTCACCGCGCCCCGGGCCACCGCGCCGGGCTGGCACGACCACGTGCTGGCGGTCTGCCGGGAGCACGGCTTCCACCCGGACCGGATCCGCGCCGCCCGCAACCCGGAGTTCCTGTTCGGTCTGGTCCTGGCCGGTGGGTCGGTGGCGATCGAGCCGGAGGCGACGGCCCGCCGGGAGCCGCGGATCGCGTGGCGGCCGATCGTCGGCGCGCCGCTGTTCCGGCGTACGTCGGCGGCCTGGCCGGCCCGGGCGGCGCACCCGGCCGCGCCGATGTTCGGGCAGCTCGCGGCCGAGGTGCTCGGCCCGGCGGCGGAACCCGGCCCGCCGGTACCCCTCGCGCCGGCCGCCCGGCCCTGGCCGGTGCTCTTCGAGGCCGGGCAGGACGAAAAGTTGCCCCGGTGA